The DNA region GCAGGAATCACGCCACCCTCGCCCTGCACCGCTTCAACGATCACCGCCGCAGGCAGTTGCACACCGGCTTCAGGATCGTTGAGCAGGTTTTCCAGGTAGCTCAAGTTGGCCTTGACGCCGGCGGCGCCACCGAGGCCGAACGGGCAGCGATAGTCATACGGGAACGGCATGAACTGCACACCGTTACTGAGCAAGGCACCCAACGGCTTTTTCGGCCCCAGGCTGCCCATCAGGCTTAACGCGCCCTGGCTCATGCCGTGGTAACCGCCGGAAAACGACAGCACGGTGCTGCGGCCGGTGGCGGTGCGCACCAGTTTCAGCGCAGCTTCCACAGCGTCGGTACCGGTCGGGCCGCAGAACTGGATTTTGGCTTGCGCCGCCAGCTCACGAGGCAACAAGCCGAACAGATCCTGGACGAACTGATCCTTGACCGGCGTGGTCAGGTCCAGCGTGTGCAGCGGCAGCTCGTCGGCAAGCACCTGCTGGATCGCTTCGATCACCACCGGGTGGTTATGCCCCAATGCCAGCGTGCCGGCACCGGCCAGGCAGTCGATGAAGGTGCGCCCTTCGACGTCCTCGACATACAGACCCTTGGCCCGCTTGAGTGCCAGCGGAATACGCCGCGGATAACTGCGAGCGTTGGATTCCTGCTGGCTCTGCCGAGCCAGCAGCGGCGATTCATTGAACTGGTACAACGTTTCCGCTGGCGCCGAGCTGACCCGGGCCGACGACTCTTCGATAAGGCTGGTGGCGACTGACATCTCTCGACCCCTCAATTCGCTATGGATTGTGACCAAAACAGCACACCAGACAGGTGCGCGTTCCGGTCGCGGGGCGCACTTGCAGGTTTTCCTGTTCTGGAAACGCTTAAGCGCGGCGAGGATTTAGACCCTTGATCGAGATGTCAGGCAGGAACCGCCAGCGACTTGTGCATGGGCGTGGCTTTTACCCCGTGATGGAGCGACGCCGGTGCCGACTCGCGATAACCCAAGTGCCGATAAAACGCTTCGCCGGTGCGTGTACTTTTCAGGGCCACGCCCGGCCTGCCCCGGATTCGCAGCCAGCCTTCGAGATCCGCCATCAACGCCCGACCGGCGCCGCGGCGAAACCATTCCGGCTGCACATGGCAGAAGGTCACGTCGCCACTGGACGCCGCCATGCCGACGCCGACCGGTTTGTCCGATAGCAACGCGATGTTGAGGTAGAAGTGCGGATCGACCAGCCACGCATTGATGCGCTCTGCCGATTGCTGGCGTACCCAGGTGTTGACGAGTCGCGGGTCGTTACGGTGATCAAGCGCGCAACCGACGCGAATCGAGCGTTCGATGATACGGCTGATGATGCCGGAGTCGGCGGGTGTGGCGGCGTAAATGTAGATGGGGGCATCCATGGCGCTGTTCTCTCAATCCGTTGAGTCAAGGCTGCGCAGACCATAACGTCAGGGCCGGCGGATAGCCAACGCCCAGAAGTTACATTTGATGTGCCCGACCACCAATCCCTGTAGGAGCTGCCGCAGGCTGCGATCTTTTGATGTTGTTTTAAAAAGACGAGATCAAGAGATCGCAGCCTTCGGCAGCTCCTGCATAGGGGGTGAGATCAGACGGGTTGCAGTGGCATGCTCAGTTCGACACGCAAACCATCCGGGCGGCTGTCGAAATGCAGGGCGCATTCGCAGCGCTGGACGATCGCCTGGACAATCGCCAGACCCAGGCCACAACCGGTGCTCTGGCCGTTGCGCCAGAAGCGTTGGGTCAGATGTTGCAGATCATCCGGCGCAATGCCCGGACCATGATCGCGCACGACATAACGGACGCGGTTGCCAAGGGTCTCCAGGCTCAACTCCACCGCGCAATCCTCGGGCGTATGGCGCAGGGCGTTATCGAGCAGATTGCGCAGCGCGGCAATCGACAACACGGCCGGCATTTGCAACGCTGCTGTGGAGAGGTCGTCCGGCAGCTGCAACTTGATCCGCAGACGTTCGCCACCGGTGGCGTCCTGAATCGCCAGCCGTGCGACTTGCTCGGCACTGCATTGCACGCCATCGTCAAACGACAGACTGCCTTCGACACGCGCCAGCAACAGCAGTTGCTCAAGGGTGCGATGCATGCGATCGGCACCTTCCTCGGCCCGCGCCAGCGATTGATCGCGCGCATTGCCTTCGGTCATGCGCGCCACTTGCAGGTGGGTCTTGATCGCGGTCAGCGGGCTGCGCAGTTCATGCGCCGCATCACCGGTCAGCCGACGCTCTCGTTCGATGGTCTTGGCGATGCGCTGGAACAGCTGGTTCTGGGTGTCGAGCAATGGCTTCAGCTCGCTGGGAAACGCCTGCAATTGCAGCGGTTCCAGCGAGTCGGCATTACGCCGCATCAGCGCTTCCCGCAGGCGATTGAGCGGCGCCAGCCCCTGGCCGATGCCCAGCCACAACAGGCACAGGCAACCGAGCAATGCGACACCCACCGGCACCGACGCAGCCAGCAGAATCGACATGTTCAGGGCTTCGCGTTCGATTTGCCGATCGGCCGTGGTAATCCGTACATCACCGCGAGCAAGGGTGAAACTGCGCCACGGCGCGCCGTCGATCATCTGGTCGTGGAAGCCCATTTTCTCGGCTTCCAGCGCTTGCTCGGGATTGTTGTGACTGCGGGCGAGAATTTCCCCGCGCAACGAGCTGACCTGACAAGCCATGCCACCGGGAATGTTCAACTGCTCGGCGCTGAAATGGGTGCCCTCGCCTTTGCTCGGCAATGTCGGCAACTGCTCCAGCAGGCCGGCGACCATGCGCGCGGAAGCGACCAGGCGCTGGTCGAGGGAAAACATCATCTGATTGCGCAGATCGCTGAGCATCCAGGCTGCCGCCAGCGCCCAGATCAACGCGAACGCGGCGCCGAGCGTCAGGCTCAGGCGCAGTCGCAGGCTCATCACTTGCCTTGATCTCCACCATCGGCCGGGCCCAGGCGATAGCCGAGGCCGCGCACGGTTTCAACGATGCCTTTACCGAGTTTGCTGCGCAGGTGATGGATATGCACGTTGAGCGCATTGCTTTCCAGCTCATCGTTGAA from Pseudomonas helmanticensis includes:
- a CDS encoding aspartate aminotransferase family protein — its product is MSVATSLIEESSARVSSAPAETLYQFNESPLLARQSQQESNARSYPRRIPLALKRAKGLYVEDVEGRTFIDCLAGAGTLALGHNHPVVIEAIQQVLADELPLHTLDLTTPVKDQFVQDLFGLLPRELAAQAKIQFCGPTGTDAVEAALKLVRTATGRSTVLSFSGGYHGMSQGALSLMGSLGPKKPLGALLSNGVQFMPFPYDYRCPFGLGGAAGVKANLSYLENLLNDPEAGVQLPAAVIVEAVQGEGGVIPADIEWLRGLRRITEKAGVALIVDEIQSGFARTGKMFAFEHAGIIPDVVVLSKAIGGSLPLAVVVYRDWLDTWQPGAHAGTFRGNQMAMAAGSAVMRYLVEHKVCEHAAAMGERLSEHLRILQRDFPQLGDIRGRGLMLGVELVDPAGALDALGHPPAFARLAPLVQRECLKRGLILELGGRHGAVVRFLPPLVITAAEIDRVAEIFGRALIAATAAL
- a CDS encoding GNAT family N-acetyltransferase, translating into MDAPIYIYAATPADSGIISRIIERSIRVGCALDHRNDPRLVNTWVRQQSAERINAWLVDPHFYLNIALLSDKPVGVGMAASSGDVTFCHVQPEWFRRGAGRALMADLEGWLRIRGRPGVALKSTRTGEAFYRHLGYRESAPASLHHGVKATPMHKSLAVPA
- a CDS encoding ATP-binding protein, which gives rise to MSLRLRLSLTLGAAFALIWALAAAWMLSDLRNQMMFSLDQRLVASARMVAGLLEQLPTLPSKGEGTHFSAEQLNIPGGMACQVSSLRGEILARSHNNPEQALEAEKMGFHDQMIDGAPWRSFTLARGDVRITTADRQIEREALNMSILLAASVPVGVALLGCLCLLWLGIGQGLAPLNRLREALMRRNADSLEPLQLQAFPSELKPLLDTQNQLFQRIAKTIERERRLTGDAAHELRSPLTAIKTHLQVARMTEGNARDQSLARAEEGADRMHRTLEQLLLLARVEGSLSFDDGVQCSAEQVARLAIQDATGGERLRIKLQLPDDLSTAALQMPAVLSIAALRNLLDNALRHTPEDCAVELSLETLGNRVRYVVRDHGPGIAPDDLQHLTQRFWRNGQSTGCGLGLAIVQAIVQRCECALHFDSRPDGLRVELSMPLQPV